The genomic DNA CTTATCAGGCGGAACGAACAGCTTATCCAGCGTTTCCTGACTCCATTTTCCCCCTGCGGGGTGCGAGGCTGCGCTAGAAGATGCAGTAGATAAAATGGAGGATACAGGTGCTTTCGTGGTTTGTGTATCTGTTTTGCGTCGGATCTCCGGGTTGGGATACGTGAAGGACATGCCTTTTTTGGCCGCCATATCACTGCCAAGCGCTTGATTGGGCAGCAGCGAACCGAACAGTAGTGGAATGAGCAGCATTCCATATACGAGCATTTTTTTGAACCAGCCTTGCGGTAACGGATGCTCACAATCACATAAATCCTCACCTTCTCGGTCCCCGGCTATGCCGTGCCATGCCATGGCCAAAGCGATAAAGAGCAAGGGCACGGGGCAGAGCAGGAGCAGCTTTTGCATTTGCGGAGCCAGATAGTAATGAAGGGAATTCGAGCGGCTCAAGGTGATGATATACACAGCCAATCCAATCATGAGCAAGGAGCGCATGCCATACTGCCAGCGCATGCTAAAGGTTGAATTCACGTTCGTATTCACCTCCCCAATAACCATTCAGCAGCTATAGAGCCCGCCAGGACGAACGAAACAATGAGTAAGCACAAGACGGCGACAAATTTGGTGCGGAAGGTGCTTAGCAGCATGAGCGTGCCTTTGAAATCCAGCATCGGGCCTAATACGAGAAAGGATGCCAGCGGACCCAGTGTAAAGGTATGCGAAAAAGCAGTAGCGACGAAGGCATCGGAGGTGGAGCATAGCGACAAGACGTAGGCAAAGCCCATCATAAAGGCGTACGAGCCAGCCGTTCCACCGCTTAGCGAAAGCATTTCATCACGCGGGATGAAGGTCTGTATGCAGGCTGTCAGCAACGCGCCGATAATGAGATATTTGCTCATGTCCAAAAATTCGTCGCCAGCATGTACAAAAAAGCCCCGCCATGTGCGATTGTGCTGATGAGTCTGGTTGTTCTGCCTTTGCTGGCTAAAAGAGAGCAATGACCTTTTGAGCGGATGCACACGCACAAAGGCATACACGATCAGCCCAATGATCGCGGAAACGGCAAAGGCCAGCCCTATTCGAACGGCAGTGACCTCGGGATGGGAAGGGAAGGCCATCATCGTCGCAACCAGCACTACGGGATTGATAATCGGCCCGCTTAAAATAAAGGTGATGCCCATATAGGCAGGCATTCCCTTGAGCATCAATTGGCGAACGACAGGGATCATGCCGCATTCACAAATGGGAAACAGCAGACCCAGCAAGGAGGCCAGCAAGACACCCGACACAGGATGCGCAGGCGCTATTTTGCGAATCCATGTCTCTGGTACGAGCCATCGCAAAAGGGATGAGACGAGTACACCGATAAGGAGAAACGGGACAGCTTCCAGAAAGATGCCCATAAATACCGTTTTTAACGGTTGCAGTTGACTCATATCTAACAAACGAAGCCATCGGGGAGATAGCGTAACAAGCACAGGGATGAGAAAGGCAAACGGAATCATA from Paenibacillus sp. FSL R10-2782 includes the following:
- a CDS encoding permease; this translates as MKTSTLLKMLPFMIPFAFLIPVLVTLSPRWLRLLDMSQLQPLKTVFMGIFLEAVPFLLIGVLVSSLLRWLVPETWIRKIAPAHPVSGVLLASLLGLLFPICECGMIPVVRQLMLKGMPAYMGITFILSGPIINPVVLVATMMAFPSHPEVTAVRIGLAFAVSAIIGLIVYAFVRVHPLKRSLLSFSQQRQNNQTHQHNRTWRGFFVHAGDEFLDMSKYLIIGALLTACIQTFIPRDEMLSLSGGTAGSYAFMMGFAYVLSLCSTSDAFVATAFSHTFTLGPLASFLVLGPMLDFKGTLMLLSTFRTKFVAVLCLLIVSFVLAGSIAAEWLLGR
- a CDS encoding TIGR03943 family protein — translated: MNSTFSMRWQYGMRSLLMIGLAVYIITLSRSNSLHYYLAPQMQKLLLLCPVPLLFIALAMAWHGIAGDREGEDLCDCEHPLPQGWFKKMLVYGMLLIPLLFGSLLPNQALGSDMAAKKGMSFTYPNPEIRRKTDTQTTKAPVSSILSTASSSAASHPAGGKWSQETLDKLFVPPDKYNVEFAELAKRLYQQPIILIKPEIFSETIGAIELYKHAFDGKKVQVTGFVYKDGSLPGKGLFAVGRFLVMCCTADAMPFGIIVQSKKAPSFDKDTWVTIEGTLHATQKGNAPVLEIRSEKITAVAQPESPYVYTQADSVATFDRLNAAH